A single region of the Salvia miltiorrhiza cultivar Shanhuang (shh) chromosome 8, IMPLAD_Smil_shh, whole genome shotgun sequence genome encodes:
- the LOC130998349 gene encoding uncharacterized protein LOC130998349: MPFFKILRKGTKFLWTAECRAAFEDLKVYLAKLPTLTKPVPGETLYLYIAVGEDAISSVLIREEGSHQKPIYFVSRIIQGPESNYTEIEKAALAVMVTARKLRPYFLSHRVVVRTALPFRQVLGWPDLSGRMVKWAVELGEYDVEYESRTAIKAQALADFIQETTRRPLPEFWVAFVDGSVTKEGCGIGVYITSPGYGTYQFAIKFTCRLSNNEAEYEAVVRGAHILSELKAECVIIKTDSQLVAQQLSGAYNVKDQRMKAYHCKISEMKEKFMEFKIEQISRDENTKVDLLARMASAVEQTWNDEIILLCDTREMGTSQVFSVEIRDDWRAPIIHFLKTGERLNRESNQRARYENYCLLNDQLYKRSFVGFVY, translated from the coding sequence atgccgtttttcaaaatcttaaggaAGGGAACTAAATTCTTGTGGACAGCGGAATGCCGAGCGGCATTTGAAGATCTCAAAGTGTATCTAGCAAAGCTAccaactctgaccaagccggtcccgggagaaacgttgtatctatACATAGCAGTGGGGGAAGAcgcaatcagctctgtgcttatcagagaggagggaagtcaCCAGAAACCCATCTACTTCGTCAGCCGAATCATCCAGGGTCCTGAGTCGAATTACACAGAAatcgagaaggctgctctggcggtcatggtcacGGCAAGAAAGTTGAGACCTTATTTTCTATCACACCGGGTAGTGGTGCGCACTGCTCTACCTTTTAGACAAGTGTTGGGGTGGCcagatttgtcgggaagaatggtcaaatgggctgtggagTTGGGGGAATATGATGTGGAGTACGAGTCGAGAACGGCGATCAAAGCACAAGCTTTAGCGgatttcatacaagaaacaactcgccgTCCTTTGCCAGAGTTTTGGGTTGCTTTCGTGGACGGATCAGTAACGAAGGAGGGGTGTGGAATCGGGGTGTACATCACCTCCCCAGGTTATGGGACATatcagttcgccatcaaattcacctgcCGGCTGTCCAACAATGAGGCTGAATATGAGGCTGTGGTCAGAGGGGCGCATATTCTGTCGGAACTCAAGGCCGAATGTGTCATCATtaagacagactcccagttaGTAGCTCAACAGTTGTCAGGAGCCTATAATGTCAAAGATCAGCGGATGAAGGCGTATCATTGCAAAATCAGCgagatgaaagaaaagttcatggaatttaagATCGAGCAGATTTCTCGGGACGAGAACACAAAAGTGGACTTATTGGCACGCATGGCCAGTGCAGTAGAGCAAACGTGGAATGACGAGATCATTTTACtttgtgataccagagagatggggaCTTCACAGGTCTTCTCCGTGGAGATCAGGGATGACTGGCGGGCCCCAATTATACACTTCctcaagacaggggagcggttgAACAGAGAATCTAATCAGAGGGCCCGATACGAAAATTATTGCTTGCTTAATGACCAACTCTACAAACGATcctttgttggatttgtatactga